The DNA segment TCTTTCTTTGATATttgttcttattctttttttGTGCGATCTTAATCTCATGTGAAGGTTAAGATGATATAACCATGAGTGATTTGTAAACTCATGGTAAGCAAAAGTGGTTTGTGTAATTGTGTAATCATTTATTTGATTGGTGAAACCTCTTAAGTATAGTCTATGAGTTAAGATTAACTAATATAAAATCTGATTGTGCTATTTGTGTTGCTCGTGTGTTAGACGATCTAGTCTAATTTTTCACGAAAAGAGTCTAAGATTTACTCAACTCCTTTCTAAAGCCAATAATCAAAGAGTTGATATCAGAACTAGGGTCACTAGTTTCAATTCATAATGGGACAACTATTTAGGGAGAATTTATCATGATTTCATAAGTATCCATGGGGTAAGTCAAGTGGACCAAGTCACAATCAAAGAGTTTGATTCTTAGTGGAACAAttagttactaattatttagatgcTAAAGTTAATGACTAAAATcttttattctatattttaattaaattattattttaagtttattatgacaatcttaatattttgatttcgaatttaaatgtatttaatttaaCTTGTAGTTAAATCTAAGACTGTAAGTGTAGAATTTCATTTTGTCAATTCCCATTTGTCAGTCAATGTGTAATTTAACTAAGTGactacaaaaatataaatacaattaataaatatacattttaaatatataattacaaaaatatattagttatcaaaatatataaagatgTACATCATTCTCTTTCTTTTACTGTTCTCTTTTTGATAATATTTTACATCATTCACCAACTATTCACTATTGGAATTTAAAGATgtacataaaatatttaaagaaagaACTGTTATAATCAATCATAGAGTACATTactagattaaatctcaagaaCCTCAACATTACTCACATAAGTACTTTTCTTAACATATTTTCTTATCAGATAATTTGTGTAaaatctattaaataaaaaataatgctATGATGAACACTGAAAACTACCAAATTAACTTAACAATAAAGTATGTTCTCTAAGAGGTCATTGTCACTGTGCCACGAAACGTAACTATACTTTATTTTCTGACAATATAGCTGTAGACATTAATTAACACACTACTTCCTCTTACTGCATTTCTCAAGAACACAATATATATAAACCCTAGTATTCTGTGTGAGGAGTTATCACTCTAAAATATAGCAGAAATGTCATCAACAATGTTTCTTGTCATGGTAATGTATGTTTGCATTAGGGTTGTTGAATCTTCAAACTTTTCATCCCTTCTTGTTTTCGGAGATTCCACAGTTGACTCAGGTAACAACAACTACCTGCTAACTATTTCCAAGGCTAATTATTTTCCTTATGGCATAGATTTCCCCGGGCATGTGCCCACAGGGAGATTCAGCAATGGAAAACTGGTTTCTGATTTTCTTGCATCTGCCTTGAATATCAAAGACACTGTTCCTCCTTTTCTGAATCCAAACCTCAGTGATGAAGAACTGCTAACAGGAGTTTCTTTTGCCTCGGGACAATCTGGTATTGATGAATTCACTCCATCTCTAACGAATGTTCTATCCATGGAGCAGCAAGTTGAATATTTCAGAGCTTACACAGTGAAGCTGAAGGAAATGGTGGGAGAAGATGAAGCTATGCAAAGACTTGGAGACGCTCTTGTTCTGATCTCTGTGGGTAGTAATGATTTCATTTTGAATTTCCATGACTTCCCCACGAGAAGAGTGCTGTTCATCACCATTGATGCTTACCAAGATTATTTGCTTGATAAGCTTGAGCTCATCATTAAggtaaattaaagttattttgtTAGGGTTAATTGTAAAGTTGATAATGAGAAAatcataagagaaaaaaaaatataactttatatatttaatttttttaatagtttttctATACTTTTATTTCAGATAAACAActatattttgtaaaaatattagagcttcctatattctatttttattttgtttattaattatttagtcatcaaatatatttgttatagcacttttttttaaattattaaatcaaaattatatttttaaagacaacaaataattaattatttggattaaattaaatattattttaatattaaaagaattattgatatttaaaataatttatattattcataaataatttttaaattggtatttagttagaaactatttattaataataaaaaatatttttgataaatttttttaatttataaaatagtatctaatttaattaatataataataatatttttttttctaaaattaatttttatttaatattttttagcaATATTAGGTTTGTAAGATAAGCATTGTATTAAAATGTTTCATAATTTTTCAGAACACCTATCTTGGCTAAAATAAGGATTATAAAAAgttgtaatatttaataaaatttctccTAAAGGAACTCTTGAAAAGatattcttgtttttttttgtttatctttttattgCTTTTAATCTAATAGTTAAGAGCGCTCCATTCATTAAAAATCATTagattaaaaaagttaaaaaataatataaaataaattataattcttaGGTTTACTCTAAAAATAACTTAATCCTTATTCTctttaaagatttaaaataaCTGTCAAACTAACATGTATACAAATATCTTTGAACCATTTCActtcttattttcttattttatctttaataacaAAGAGAAGTATCTTTGAACCATTTCTTATTTGTCTGGTAATTAAAAGTGTATTTCTATATAATTTGAATGATAACTATACTATTTCACAAATAAAAaggaaatattactaaaaaatcattaaataaaaattaatttaaaaaaaataaaataaattattatattaactaaattatatattattgtaaaaataaaaaaatattggattaagaagtttttattattagtaaatattttttaaatttatattcaaattaaatCTACTCATATGTGTtttgtataatataaaataatacttttaaaatgtaaatataattaaaacaaagaTAAACTAAAGATATTCTAATATAATTTTGCAAAAACAACCGTTTTATATAGGTTATAAGTTTAcatcaaattaaatttttcCTTGATTTTATTTGGATATCAATTGACACATTTatgaaaactttatttttttatcgataataaaatatgaataaataagAGTATTTAAGAATATTTCAATCTTTTACCAGAAAACTACtaataatagtttataaaaaaaattgatccaAATACATATACCTCAATATGAccactacaaaaaataaataaatagaaactaattttagagattaaaaataattagttgttataataactaaattaaaaaccattttagaaaccaaaaaaaaaaatttgatttttaaattattttctattattgttaaatgatttctagattgatatctaattaactaatatttgctaaatttggtagaaaaaccttggttgttaattagataccaatttagaaaccatttaataataatagaaactaatttagaaaaaaaaaatttatttagtttctaaaattttatctaatttagtcagtataacaactaattattttttatatttaaaaattgatttatatttcataattttcttgtagtggaatCTACATTATCCAAATAACTATTAGTCCAAAAAAAttaaaccaaataaaaaaatgtatttgaaGTTCCTTTACCACCAACTTTCACACTTTCACACCAATTAGCCGATTacctattaattttttttaaataaaagttttcatgttatttATGCAActtaaattttcataaaatttactTACAATCTGTAAGTTAATGGccatttaaatttgtattagaTAACTGATTACCTATTAATTTGTTATACTTAAAACTCTCTTGTGTTTTCCTCTTCTGTTATTCATGTGACCCTGCCTACTGAATATATATATAGGAATGAAGTTTTATTGTGAGTACATAGTGTAttacctttttcttcttttctgcAAAATAGTAAACAAAACTTTTCCCAACCATTTAGTGCTGAAAAACAGACTTATGAGAACTTTGTAATTGAGGTGGTAGAAACTAACCTTACAAAGAcaaaggttttcttatcaaattcaacaaaataaaaaccCATTAATTCAAGAATAGtcctaataattaataattatctaTCTTGTGTGTGATGTTGCAGGAACTATATGACCAAGGATGCAGGAACATTGGTGTGGGTGGGCTTCCTCCCCTTGGTTGCCTGCCTTTTCAACTGTTcctaaaattcaaaattgataGGCAGTGTTTGGAGGATGAAAATGCTGACAGTGAGAAATATAATAGGAAATTGACACAGAGATTGTCCCAGTTACAAGCTACACTCCCTCAAAGCAAAATTGTATATGGAGATATCTATCACCCACTACTCAACCTTATTACTAATCCTCAACATTATGGTAATTCATATTCAATACTTATAGTATGTTGTTTTAGCAATAGACACTGTTTTCATCTCTTAAATAACATATTGTCTGCAAAAAAGAATAGTTAGTTTTTCTGGGATGAGATTTAATATATGTACTCTATGAAAACTCTCACTTCATTATCAATTAATCAACTTCATCTCATAGAAAGTTATCATgttcttatatttattttgaagatatgtgaaaatttatgaaataggTATGGAGGTAACAGACAGAGGGTGTTGTGGATCCGGTTACTTTGAAGTGATTGAGATATGTAATGCATTTACACCTCTATGCAGTAATCACTCAAAGTATGTATTCTGGGACAGTATTCATTTAACAGAAGCTTCTTACTATTATCTTGCAGACTCTCTTATAAGAGTAACTTTGCCCTTATTCTTCAAATAATACTGAGAACTACATCACAATTTTCTTCTTATATTACAACTCTTGTCTTTATTTTCAATATGAACTTAGTTTCATTGTTATATAATATTTGTAAGAAGTGAGCATATGTGTATATTATTGATTGAATCCAATTTTCAATCTTAGGCACAAAACTTTACTGTTGTACTCTGTATTAAATGAGGCCATTATATCACATGCCATAGCAGAAGCATTGAGAGCCAAAGAAACTATTATTATAGTCACAGTTGATGCTCTTTTTCAGATACACCTGCAAATATGACAGAAATCTAAGCTAGGGAGCCTCATAAAAGTGAATCCCATAGTTATATTGGACTACAAGGTATTTAACATAGGTAAATCAACAAAAAAGATTTCAGACACATTACTATGGACACAAGCACCAAATCAgagtaagagaaaaaaaaagtcttaGAATACTTATTTGTTATCTATGTTCACATTTTAATCTGAATCATCATAAACACTTCAACGCCATCTGGTTTAGAGTTGTTAAAAGACCACATTGTTTCTCTGAGTCCAGGAGGACCACAGTGCAGTAATCCATACTATTTTCGGGTCACGTGATTACTTTTTCAATCAAGACCAATTTGTTCGAAACCCAAGAAGTGTTGtttaaattactttataaatctgtattaataataaaaactattttaagatatcaataattttttaatttataaaatagtatttaacttAATCACTataataaattagttattatttaattatttttttaatgatataaattattaacaaaATCTGGTTTTAGAAAGGAAGGTggataataactaattaaagtATATGAAATCATATAAATAAAGTAGCATTTAAAGAAAGAAGAATAGATGAGGATgaattgttttatgttttgttggagatcctatatcgactagagataaaaatatttcattatatataagtggatgaaaacctcatcccatgagccggttttatggagttgagttaggctCAAAGTCCTCTTT comes from the Phaseolus vulgaris cultivar G19833 chromosome 8, P. vulgaris v2.0, whole genome shotgun sequence genome and includes:
- the LOC137826056 gene encoding GDSL esterase/lipase At2g24560-like, translated to MSSTMFLVMVMYVCIRVVESSNFSSLLVFGDSTVDSGNNNYLLTISKANYFPYGIDFPGHVPTGRFSNGKLVSDFLASALNIKDTVPPFLNPNLSDEELLTGVSFASGQSGIDEFTPSLTNVLSMEQQVEYFRAYTVKLKEMVGEDEAMQRLGDALVLISVGSNDFILNFHDFPTRRVLFITIDAYQDYLLDKLELIIKELYDQGCRNIGVGGLPPLGCLPFQLFLKFKIDRQCLEDENADSEKYNRKLTQRLSQLQATLPQSKIVYGDIYHPLLNLITNPQHYGMEVTDRGCCGSGYFEVIEICNAFTPLCSNHSKYVFWDSIHLTEASYYYLADSLIRVTLPLFFK